DNA sequence from the Halorussus limi genome:
CGGTTCCGACCGCCACCGCCGCGGGCACGCCGAGGCCGTACATCATCGCGGGCATCAGCAGGAACCCTCCGCCGACTCCGAGGAAGCCCGACAGCACGCCGACGAACAGCGCGATGGCCATCGTCAGCCACAGCGACACGTCGCCGCCGTCCGTCAGCGAGATGCGGGGCGGCGCGTCGAAGTTCCGAACCCTCCGGGCGACCGGGTGGCGTTCGTCGATGTCCTCGGTGCGCGCGTCGCGGAGGACGAAGATTCCGACCGTACCGAGCATGAGGACGTAGGCGGCGCTGACGACCGTGTCGGCGAAGCCGAGTTCGCTCAGGGCGTCCACGAAGGTCTTACCGACCTCGATGCCGGCGGTCATTCCCAGTATCATGATACCGCCGAGCTTGTAATCGACCTGCCCGTGGTCGCGGTGCTTGAGCGCCGCGATGAACGAGGTCCCGAAGACGAACGCGAGGCCGGACCCGACCGCCGTCTGGGAACTGTAGCCCATCACCAGCAGCGCGGGCGTCACGAGGAACGACCCGCCCATCCCGAAGAATCCGAATAGGACTCCGATGAGCAGGCCGAACCCGACGAAGACGGTGATTCCGAACGGGTCCATGCTCAGGCCCCCGTCACCGCCTCGGTCAACGCCGGGCCGGCGATTCGTTCGAGCGCCGTGTACACCGCGTTTAGTGTGAGCGCCTCGCCGATGACGGCCCCCACGATGGCCGCGGCCTGCGCGTTTCCGGAGAGGGTTTCGATCCCGAACACGGTTACGTCCCTTCGGGTCCGCGAGTTCGTTCGGTCGACTGTGCGTGCGTCATGGTTATTCTCTTAATTGGGTATATCATACAATACTATTTCCAGCAGCTTCAGTTCGTGACGTGTGAAGTACATCGAGGAGGTTAGTCGGCGTTTACCGCCGCCGTGGCGTCGTTTTCGCTTCGATACGTCCGCCAGATGCCTTGGGCGTACGCGCCGAGGAACATCCCTGCGATGGCGAGCAGAATCGGGTAGTTCCCGATACCGAGGCTGGCGTAGGCCGCGCCCGGACAGATGCCCGAGATACCCCAGCCGACGCCGAAGACGACCCCGCCCGCGAGGACGTTCCGGTCGAACGATTTGAGGCGTCTGGCGTAGCTCCGGCCGGTCAGGGGCGCGCTGTCGAGGAAGTTGACCCCGATCGCGAACGCGACCCCCGCGACGAGCGAGCCGGTGCCCAGCACGAACAGCAGGCCGAAGTCCTCGAACTGGAGGAAGTCCAGCACGACCTCCGGCCGGGCCATGCGGCTAAGGCCGAGGCCGAAGCCGAACAGCAGCCCGCCCGCCACGACGAGGGGCACGAACAGGGGATGGCGGTCCCGCTCGGGCTCCGCGTTCCGGCTCACGGCGACACCCCCAGCGATTGCAGTATCTGGGCGGTCACGATAGCGACGCCGAGGAAGGTGGCGACGTTGACCAGCGAGGTCGGTGCCACCGATCCGACGCCGCAGATGCCGTGACCGGAGGTGCATCCCTTCCCGATTCGGGTGCCGACGCCGACGAGGAAGCCCCCGCCGAGGAGCCGCCACCAAGAGACCCGAGTGGTCCAGCCGAAGTCGCCGAAGCCGACGGCGTAGACGGCCGCCCCGGCGACGATGCTCAGCGTGAACGCGACCCGCCAGTCGCGGGACGCGACGTACTTCGCGCGGTTGAACCGCGGCAGGTCCGACACGTACGACAGCGTGGACTCGAAGAACGTGCTCGCCCCCGCCGGGACGGCGGTGCCGAGGTAGATGGCGGCGGTGCCCAGTCCGATGAGCGCCCCGCCGACCGCGTACCGCCAGATTCCGTAGGGGAACAGTTCCCCGAACGTTACGAGTGGTTCCATGTGTCTCGCTTATCTTTGGTCGCTGGTCATCGCGTCCGAACTGGCCGCGCAGTTGTTCGGCCCGAGTTCCAGCTCGAACGCCTCTTCGTCGGTCCGTTCCTCCCGCCCGAGGTTGGTCGCGATGACCTCCTCGTAGTTGGCGGGGCGCGGAGGCATGTCCGACAGGACGAGTTCGACGAACTCGTCTTCGTCCATCGTGAGCGCGTCCATCTTCTCCGTCAGATTACCGATAGTGTCGGTGTAGGTGCCGTCCTCGCGGGTGTCGGCCGCGTCGCTGAAGTGCGCGCCGCCCACGACCACGTCGTCGTTGAGCGCGAGGACGCGCTCCTGCAGGGACTCGTAGAGTTGGCGGGCCGCGTCGGGAGCGCCCTCGTCGCCGTCCTCCAAGTCCGGCCGGGCGACGCTCTCGGCGAACAGGCCGTCGCCCGTCAGGAGGACGGCGTCGTCCACGAGGTAGGAGGTCATGCCCGAGGTGTGACCGGGCGTGAACACCGCCTCGATTTCCGCGTCGCCGACTCGGAACGCGTCGCCGTCCTCGGCCCGCGTGACCTCGTCGCCGTAGGTGACGCCGCGGTCGATGGCGGCCGCCGGGAGGACGCCCTCGGCACCGGCCTCGTCGGCGAGCGCCCGGACGCCCGAGACGTGGTCGGCGTGGACGTGCGTGTCGATTGCGTACTTCAGGTCGGCACCGAGCGAGCGGGCGTCACGCCGGTAGGTGTCGGTGAACGCCCGCAGGGGGTCGACGACCGCGGCCTCGTCGCCGGAGACGACGAGGTAGCTCATACAGCCGCTGGAGGGACGCTGGTACTGCGCCACGGTGGCGTCGGTGGCCGCGTCGATTTCCGTGTACTCGAAGATGCGCGCCCAGCCCTGCATCCCGTCCGCGAGGGTGCGAGCGTCGTAGCCTCGTTCGATTAGCTCGCCGGCGACGTACTCGCTGGCGTGGCCCTTCGCGCAGACGACGGTAATCTCGCGGCCGTCGGGCAACCGCTCGAAGACCGCTTCGTCGGGGTCGCCGGCGAGGAATTCGAAGTACGGGACGTTGAGGCTCTCGACGTTCTCGCCGTCGATGGCCCACTCCTCTGCGTCGTCGGGGGCGCGCGTGTCGAGGACGAACACCTCCTCGCCGCCCTCGATGCGGTCTCTCAGCGCTTCGGGGTCGATGCGTTCGACGTCGGCGTCCGGCGTCGGAAACTCTGGTTCGCTCATTACGAGTTATCCTAATCGGGCGCTCCTTCATAAGGGTTTGCAAAGAATTGCGCAATACCAACAATACCTTATCGGCGGTTCCCCGGCTCTCAGACCGCAATGGGGTGGAAACTGTGCCGTCAGACCTTGAATTGTGAATCTGTATCACGCAGACCGCTCTATGCCAGCGAACGAAGCGGGCAGAAATTCCTACTCTTCCCAAGAACCAACAAACCTTTACCCTCGAACGGAATATTGCTCGGTACACACAAGATAAACCACTGGTGTAATCATGAGTGAAGCATACGACGTTACCGAGACGCTAGACGTGAAGGGACAGTCCTGCCCGATGCCCGTCGTCAAGTCCAAGCAGGCGACCGACGGACTCGACGCCGGCGAGGTGCTGGAAGTGACCGCGACCGACTTCGGGAGCGTGAGCGACATCGAGGGGTGGGCGAACACGACCGACGGCGTCGAACTCCTCGACCAGCGGGAGACCGAGGAGGGCGGCGAATCGGTCTACAAGCACTACGTGCGCAAGACCGAGTGAGATGAGCGCGAACACTCAACAGGCCACGGACGCCGCGGCGAGTGCGGAGGACGTGGCGGACCTGCGCGCCCGCGTCGAGGAGTTGGAGGAGGAGCTATCGGCGGTCGAGTCGGCGGGCGGCGACGCTCCGAAGAAGATGACCATCGTCGCCACGAAGGGTACTTTCGACATGGCGTACCCGCCGCTCATCCTCGCCAGCACTGCGGCCGCTTTCGGCTGGGACGTGGTGGTCTTCCACACGTTCTGGGGGCTGGACATCCTCCACGAGGAGAAGTCCGAGAACCTCAAACTTAGCGCGGTCGGCAACCCGAACGTGTCGATGCCCAACGCCGTCGCCGCCCTGCCGTTCATGGATTCGGTGGCGACCAAGCTGATGGAGCGGAGAATCGACGAGCAGGGCACCGCGACCATCGGCGAACTGGTCGAGTTGTCGCTCGACACCGGCGTGGAGTTGCAGGCCTGCCAGATGACGATGGAACTGATGGACTACGACGAGGACGCGTTTTACGACGACGTGACGACCGGCGTGGGCGCGGCCACTGCGCTCGAACACATGGCCGACGCCGACATCCAGTTGCTCGTCTAACTTCCCGACTCGATTTTCCGTTCGCGTCGCCGCCGACCCGAACTAGTCTTGCACTGTATTTACACTGGCAACCAGGATTAAGCCGCCTGCGACCGGATTTCCGGTGGGACCATGCCAGCGAAAGTGACTCCGCGGCGGTTGGCGGACATGCTCGACTCGGGCGAGGACTTCGCCCTCCTCGACACGCGCGGCGACGAGAGCTACGAGTCGTGGCACGTCCGGGGCGCGACGCAGTTCCCCTTCACGCCGACGAGGACCTGACCGACGACCGGAAGTCGGAACTCGACGGCCTCCTCGACGGAGCGGAGCGAATCGTCGCCGTCAATCGCGGTACCGAGTCCGTCGAGGCGGAGGGGGCGACCGAACTGGAGACGGGACCGAACCGCTGTTCGGCCTGAGGCCGCGGTAGAAGGCCGCCCGCTCCGTTCTCCGCTCTGGCGTAGTCACACTACTCTCCCTCTCGCGACGGCCATAAATCAGATAAAGCGATACAGAATACTGCTCCGCCCGCGATTCGTCGGCTCGCGCGGCGACCTCGAAGCGGTCCCGAATCGTCCGAAAACCGGCCGTAGACGGGCCTCACCGAACCAAGAGGTCGAGTTGGTGTGCGCAGTAGACGAGTTGCGCGTCCGCTATCTGGTCGCGGCGGCGCGCGGCCCACGCCGCGATTCGCCGCTCCTCGATTCCGCCCTCCTTTCGCACCGCCCCGGCGACCATCTCTACGATGCAGTCGAGGAAGTACGCCTCGTCGGCGGGGTAGCCGCCGTCCCGCGGATGGACGACCCAGTCCGACCCGGCCGCCGCGAGGACCTCGCCGGTCGCGCTGGCCTCCGCGAGCAGGTGTCGCCCGGCCCTGCTGTCGCCCGACTCGTCCAGATGGCGGTGGAAGGCGTCGACGAGTCGCTGCTCGAAGTCGGGGTCGGTCGTGGGTTCGAAGCCCGTCCCGCCGTCGAACGTGATTGGGCAGTACGCGAGACCGTCGGGCGCGAGGTTGCGTCGGAAAGCGGCGAGCGCGTCGGCGGGGTCCGCGAGGTCCACGAAGGCGTGGGCGACCACGAGGTCGAACTCGCGGTCGGCGTCGGCGAGAACGTCGAAGGCGTCGGCGGCCCGGAACCGGACTTCGGCGCGGGTCCGGCCTCGTGTGAGGACGAACCGGTCGCCCGCGCGCCGGACCGCGAACCCTCGCGGGGCGGCCCACGCGGGCAGGCGCTCGCGCGCGGCCGCGACGTTCTCGGGTTCGATGTCGAGCGCGGTGTAGTCCACCCGGTCGGGAAACCACGGTCGGCCGAGCAGTCGCGCGACGGTCGAACCGATTCCCGCGCCGACCTCCAGTACGCGCAGGGGGTCGCCGGCGGTGTCGAACCGCTCCTCGATTTCCTCGGCGAGTCTGCCCTCGACTCGCCGGTCGAGCGCGCGGTCGTCCACGCTCCGCTTGGCCGAGAGGTAGCGCTGGAAGTTCACGTGACCGCCTCCCGTCGCGGGGCGGTCGGCGCTTCGGCGACGGCTTCGAGGAAGCGTCGGGCAGTTGCCATCGACTCGTCCCATCCGGGGTGGCGCTCGAAGCGTCGGCGGGCGGCGAGACTCATCTCCCGCAGGCGCTCGCGGTCCGAGAGCAGGGTCTCCACGGCCTCGGCGACCGCGGCGTCGTCGCCGGACGGGACGAGGAACCCGTCTTCGCCGTGGGTCACGAGTTCGGTCGCGCCCCCCGCGCTGGTCGCGACCGCGGGCAGGCCGAACCCCATCCCCTCCAAGTAGACGATGCCGTAGCCCTCGAACAGCGAGGGGACCGCGAGCAGGTGACTCCCGGCGAGGCGGTCGGCGAGCGCGGCGTCCGACAGCCGACCCTCGAACTGGACTCTGTCGGCTATTTCGAGGTCCACGGCCCGCCTCCGGACGCTCCGGGCGTACTCCTCGTCGGTCGCGCTCCCGACGACCGAGAGTCGCCAGTCGCCCGCGACCCGGGCCAGTCCGTCGAGCAGGACGTGCAGACCCTTCCGCGGGACGAGGTTCCCGACGAAGACGACTTCGAGCGGGTCGCGTTCGGCGCGCGCCGCGATTTCGGTCGGGCCGAGTTCGGGGTCGAACCGGTCGCCCGCGGGTCGAGCGACGACCGAGCGCCGGGGCCCGGCGAGTCGCTCGGCCGCCCGGCGAGTCGCCTCGCTGGCGTAGATGGCGGCGTCGACGGACCGGAGGTAGCGGCGTTCTACGGCGCGGTAGACGGGCTCCTGCCACGCGGGCCACCGCTCGCTGACTCGGAGGTGGTGGACGACGGCCACGACGGGGACCTCGACGGCGCGGTTGTGTCCGACCAGCGAGGGGTGGCAGAGTTCGTCCTCGACCAGCAGGTCGAATCCCCGGAGTCGGCGTCGGACTCGGGGGTCGAGCGAGTCGGCGAGCGCCCGCGGGTAGTCGCGCCACGGGAGCGAGACGACGCCGACCCGGTGGCCCGCCTCGCGGAGCGCGCCCGCGAGTCTCCGGTCGTAGAGGAACCCGCCGGTCGTGGTTTCGAGGTCGCCGTACGCCACGAGTCCGACGCGCATCTCAGACCTCGCGGCGGTGGGAGGCCCACGCCACGTCGTCCTCCCGCAGCGTCACGGTCACGGCGTCGACTTCGGGGGCGTCGAGGTCCCGACAGAATCGCTCGCCGAAGATGCGCGCGAAGTGTTCGAGACTCGGATTGAGTCCCTCGAACGCGGGCAGGTCGTTCAGCGTCGCGTCCCGGTAGCGGGCCACCGCGGCGTCGATTCGCTCGTTCAGCGCGTCGATGTCCGCGAGGTAGCCGTACCGGTTCAACTCCTCGCCCGCGAGTTCGACCGTCGCGGTGTAGTGGTGGGAGTGGCGCTCGCCCTCGGGTCCGGGGTCGGGGACCGTCAGGAAGTGCTGCGCCACGAAGTCGCGCCGGACCGTGACCGTGTACATGCCACCAGTGACACGACGCCGACCGGTATGAAAGTCGGGGCTGACGGCGAAGGAAACGGCCCCTCGGAGACCGACGTGGATTCACGAACCGGAGCGTATCCTCGGCCGCCAACAGTCGGTCGCTTCCTCTCGACGTTCTCGGCGGTGAAGGTCTCTCGTCCGTCGCGTAATCGAGCGACCCGAGAGCCGTCAAGAGACACGCTTCGCGGTGAGATACCCCGCGACGACCGCCGCGATTGCGCCGAACACCAGACCGAGTTCCGAGCGAAAGACGACGAGTATCGGCATCGAGACGCCGACGAACGTCATCACCGCCGCGACGATGACGGCCCGGAACTTCAGGTCGAGAACCGCGATTTCCTCGAACGTTCCCATGCGCAAGTCCACCGACGGCTGGTCGATAAAGCTACGGGCGAAACGAACTCAGTACTCGAAGACGACCCCGAGCGCCTCGCCCGGATTCTCGTCCAGCAGTTCGTACGCCTCGGCGGCGTCCGAAACGTCGAACTCGTGGGTCACGAACCGCTCGGGACTCACCTCGCGGAGGCGGTCCCACGCCACGTCCAACCGGCGGTCCTTCGACCACCGGCCCCGGAGTTCGGGGGCGATGGTGCTGACCTGACTGCTCTCGACGCTGACGCGACTCCGGTGGAACCGCCCGCTGAGGTCCAACTCCGCGGGTTTCGTCCCGTACCACGACCCGACCACGACCCGGCCGTCGTACCCCGTCGCCGAGATGGCCGAGTCGAGCGCGTCCGGACACCCCGAGAGTTCGTAGGTCAGGTCCGCGCCCGCGGTGTCGACGGCGTCGCCGTCGCCGTCTTCCCCGTCACCCTCGCCATCTTCTAATTGGTCCCGGACGCGCTCACCGACGTCGCCGTCGGGCGCGAGCGCCGCGTCGGCCCCCAGTTCGAGCGACCGCTCGCGCCGCGCGGGGTAGCGGTCGAGCGTCACGAGGTCCGCGAGCGGGAATCGCCCGAGGAGCGCCGCCGTGAGCAGGCCGACCACGCCCTGTCCGAAGACGACCGCGCGCTCGCCGAGTCGGGGCGCGCCGTCCTGCACGAGGTTGACTGCGGTCTCGACGTTCGGCAAGAACGTGGCCTCGGTCGCCGAACAGCCGTCGGGGACCGCCAGCACGTCCCCGACGGGCGCACAGAAGTGGCTCTCGTGGGGGTTGAACCCGAACACGCGGCGGTCGAGCCACGACGAATCGACGCCCGGCCCGACCGCCTCGACCCGGCCGACGGCGGCGTAGCCGTACCGGAGCGGGAACTCGAAGGTGCCCGCGAGCGCGTCGATGGTCGCGTCGGCGGCCATCCCGGTCGGCACCTCGCCGCGGTAGACCAGTAGCTCCGTGCCGGGACTGACCGCCGACCGCTCGGTCCGGACCCGGACTTCCCCCTCGTCCGGGTCAGGGACCTCTCGCTCGCGCACCTCCACCGCTCCGTCCCCCGTGAAGTAGAGTGACCGTGCTGGCATGCTCCCCCGACGGCGCTCGGCCGTCCGACGGGCTTACGACAGGCCGACTTATGCCTCTTTGGCCCCGAACCGACGCGAGAACGTTCCAGCACCCGGAAACTGTTCGGGGAACTATCTCCCGAAGTAGCCGTCGAGCGCATCCTCGACCGCCCCGCAGATGCGCTGTCGCAGGGGTCGAACTACGCGGTTCGCGCCGACGCCGACGTAGGCGCGCTGGGGGGAGAACTCCCCCGAGCGCATCCGGAGCGCCAGCGCCACCGCGCGGTGGTTGCCGTCGGCCACGTATCGCGGAACGCACCCCTCCCGCGTCGAGAGGACCAGCGGTCCCGCCGGCATCTCGTCCACGAAGTCGAGGACGGTCCCCACGTCCACGCCCGTCTCGTCGGTCAGTTCTTCGGGGTCGCCGCTGGCGATTCTGTCGGCCGCGCCGCGAATCGTCCCGTCGGGCGAGAGTTTGCGCCACCGGAGATTCCGCGGTCCCTCCACCACCCGGAGGTCCGCGAAGTCCTCGCGGACGAGGGTCGTCTCGTACCACCGTACGGGGGCGTCCCGCCAGACGAACGCGGCCGCGCCGGGTTTGCGGTCGAGCAGTTCGTCCAGCGCCGCTCGCTCGTCCAGCGATTCCACGGGGAACCAGTCCACCTCGGGGTGGCTTCGCTCCACCCTGAGCCACTCCCGGAGGACTTCGATTTGGGCTACGCGGCGCATTCGTCGGTCCTACGCGCCGAAGTCACTCAATTCCGTTCCCCGACTCGTGCGGCCCGGGGTGTCGTTCCCCCGACCGGCTCGCGGCAGGGACGAACCGAGACGCGTCTGCCGGCACCGAACCGGTTTTCAAGGCCGACTTCAAACTCCCGCGAACGCGCACGAATCGAGGGACAGCACTCGTGTCCACGCTCACCTACGTCGAGTTCCTGCTCGCCTTCCTCGGAGTGCCGGTCGCGGCGCTGGCAGTCGCGGTCGCTCGGAAGACCGACGACCACCGGCGCGTCCTCGCGGGCGTGGCCGCGCTGGTCTGCATCGCGGTGACCTACACCGCGCCGTGGGACAGCTATCTCGTCGGTCGCGGCGTCTGGACCTACGGCGAGGGCGTGGTCGCGGCCCGATTCGCTCGCGTCCCCCTCGGCGAGTGGCTGTTCTTCGTCCTCCAGACCGTCACGACCGGACTCTGGTATCACCTGCTCGCGCCCCGGGTGGACCCCGGAGTTCCCGGCCGGGACGCCCCCGGCAGAAGCGACGCCCGGACCGTCGGCGCCGTCGCGTGGCTGGCGCTCGCGGCGGTCGGGGCGGTTCTCACCGCGACCGCGACCCGGACCTACTACCTCGGGATGATACTCGTCTGGGCCGGGCCGGTCGTCGCGTTCCTCTGGGCGGTCGGCGGCCCGGTCGTCTGGCGCTACCGCCGACTCGTCGCGGCCGCGGTCGCGGTCCCGTCGGCGTACCTCTGGGCCGCCGACCGGTTCGCCATCGGGACGGGCCTCTGGACGATATCGCCCGACTACTCGACCGGCCTCCACGTCGCGGGACTGCCGGTCGAGGAGGCGATTTTCTTCGCCCTGACGAACCTCCTCGTCGTGCAGGGGCTCTTGCTGTTCGACTGGGTGACCGCCCGGGCCGCCGAGCGCGGTACGGCCCACGCGGTCGCGGGTCTGGTGCCGCCGTCGGTCGCGTCGCTGGCCGGGTCGCTCTCGGCCCGCGTTCCGGGCGTCGCGGAGGTGCGCCGCCGATGGCAGTGAGCGGCGAGCGCGATTCGGACGGGGCCGGTGGCGGCGGTGGCCCGCCCGCCGGCTTCGGCGGGGAACTGTTCCGAATCGCGGTCGTCCCGGCGTGGCTCGCCCTCACGGCGGTCGCGGTCACGGCGGCGCTCGGCGTCGGTGCCGACCTGCCGACTGTCGTGCGCTACCTCCCGTTTCTCGCCAGCCTCGTCGTCTTCGGACTCCCCCACGGCGCGGCCGACCACCTCGCAGTCGAGCGACTCGGCGGGCGTCGCCCGCTGGTCGCAGTCGGCGCGGCCTACCTCGTCGGGGGCGCGCTGTTCCTCGCCGCGTGGCTGGCCGCGCCCGCGCTCGGCTTCGTCTCGTTCGTCCTGCTCACGTGGTACCACTGGGGACAGGGCGACCTCTACGTCCTGCTCGCGGTCGGCGACCACCTCCGGACGCGGGGGCAGCGCCTGCTCGCGCTCGCGGTCCGGGGCGGGATTCCCATGGTCGTCCCGCTGGTCGCGTTTCCGGAGGTCTACCGGTCGGTCGCCGCCGCGACGGTTCGACTGTTCGACTCCGGCGGCGTCACCGTCACCGCTCTCGACGTCGCGTTCGGGCCCGCGGTCCGCGTCGCGGTCGGGGGCGGACTAGCCGCGCTATCGCTGGCGGCGCTGGTGCTCGGGGGCGTCCGCGGCGGTTTGGCCAGTCGCGGCTGGCGAGTCGACGCGCTCGAAACCGGCCTGCTGTGGGCGTACTTCCTTCTAGTCCCGCCGATACTGGCGGTCGGTCTCTACTTCTGTCTCTGGCACTCGGTGCGCCACGTCGTCAGACTCCTCGCGGTCGAGGACGGCGGTAGGTCGCTTGCGCCGGGTCGTCTCGGGGTCGGACTGGCCGGGTTCGCGCGGGACGCGCTTCCCAATACGGTCGGCGCGCTCGTCGTACTCGGCGGACTCGCGGTCCTCGCACCTCCCGAGGGCGGGTTCCTGTCGCTGCTCGCGCTGTATCTGGTGCTGTTGGCGGTGCTGACGCTCCCCCACGCCGCGGTCGTCACGTGGATGGACTGGCGCGAGGGCGTCTGGTCGGTCGAATCGGAGTCGGCGAGTTAGCTCGCGGCGTCCTCGTCGCTCGCTCCCTCCTCGTCTTTCCGGAGCAGTTCGTGGATGTCCTCCTCGCTCAAGAGGTCCACCAGACTCCCGCCGTCCTCCCACTCGGCTATCTCCTCGTCGGTCAGCCAGTTCGACGGGTCGCGGTGTTTGGCTTCCATCCGGCGTTCGAGCGCGTCGTCGAGGTCCTCGGGGTCGTACCCACCCACAGGCATGGGTCCGTAGACGGGACGAACTCCCTTGGCTGTTCGGGGACAGTCACCGGATACGCCGTCGAGAGTCGCGCTCGGCCGTTCATTCGGCCGTTTTAGGCTCTCAGGATGGCTTTCTTACTACGACACGTGCTTTCTCGTACCGAGAAAAGCAGTCCCCGATTTCCGCCGTAACCCGAATTTGATATACCGAGAATAAGTTTATCAGTCCGAGGCGAAACCGACAAACGCCCGGAACCCCACCTCACGAGCGATGGACTGCGACAAATGCGGCCGCGAGTCGGTCATGCACGCCGCGTACTCGGGGTTGCACCTCTGCGAAGACCACTTCGTCGCCTCCGTGGACAAGCGAGTCCGGCGTCGCATCCGGGAGGACGACCTCGTGCCGAGCGACGCCACCCCGGAGAACCCCCAGACGTGGGTCGTCGGTCTCTCGGGCGGGAAGGACAGCGTCGTGCTGACCGACATCCTCCACCGGACCTTCGAGAAGGACCCTCGCATCGAACTCGTCGCGCTTACGATTCACGAGGGCATCGAGGGCTACCGCGACGAGAGCGTGGACGCCTGCGAGGAGTTGACCGACGAGTTGGGAATCCGCCACGAACTCGTGACCTACGAGGACGAGTTCGACGTGCGCATGGACGACGTGGTCGAGAAGGACCCCGAGGGGATGGCCGCCTGCGCCTACTGCGGGGTGTTCCGCCGGGACCTGCTCTCGAAGTACGCCGAGCGGTTCGACGCCGACAAACTCCTCACCGGACACAATCTGGACGACGAGGCCGAGACCGCGCTGATGAACTTTCTGGAGGGCGACGTGGCCCAAATCGCCAAGCACTTCGACGCCAGCCTCGGCAACTTCGAGGAGCGCGGCGAGCAGGACGACTTCGTGCCGCGGGCGAAACCGCTCCGCGACGTGCCCGAGAAGGAAGTCGCGCTCTATGCCCACGTTAAGGACCTCCCGGCACACATCACGGAGTGCCCCCACGCCGAGGAAGCGTATCGCGGCGAGATTCAGAAACTGCTCTACCAACTCGAAGAGAACCACCCCGGAACGCGCCACTCTATCATGTCGGGGTACGAGGAACTGGCCGCGTTGGCCGCCGAGGAGTTCGGCGCGCGCGACGGCGGCGACACCGAACTCGGCGAGTGCGAGCAGTGCGGCGCGTCGACGACGCGTGACATCTGCCGGAAGTGTTCGCTGTTAGAATCCATCCACGCTGTCTGACCCGGCGACTTCTCTCGGCTCTGACTGAGGCCGCCGACCGGGGTCGGGCGGTAGGTCTCGAAGGCGACGCTCGACTCGGTCTCCGACTCGGAGAGCGACAGTAGAGACTGCCGGAAATCACAACAGTCGTACCGAAAACGATCGGAAACCGCGAAAACCCGACGGCGACGAACGGGAAAATCGAGGCGTCGTCAGCGAATGACGTCGAGACCGTTGCTCTTCTCGACCGGGTCCTGTCCGCCGTCGCTCTGGGCGCTCCACGAGTCGGACGATTTGCCGGTCGTCTCCCGGGTACCGCCGGAATCGCCGAGGCCGTCGATGCCTTCGACGTTCTGGCTGGCGTCGAACGACTGGGCGTCCACGTCGCGCATCTCCTGGCGGGACTTGTCGGCCTGCTTCTGGGTGCTCGGGCCGAGGACCTGCGCGCTCTGGACGCCGGTCATAATGGCCATGACCCGGACCTTCCCCTTGTAGTTGTCCTGAATCCGCGCGCCCCAGATGACGTTCGCGCTGGCTTCGAGGCGCTCGGTGATGTTGCTCGCGATGGATTCGGCCTCCTTGAGCGTGAGGTCCGGGCCGCCCGTGATGTGGACCAGTCCGCCCGACGCGCCGCGGTAGTCCACGTCGAGCAGCGGGTGATTCATCGCGTCGCGGACGACCTCCTCGGTCTTGTTCTTGTCCTGCGTCTCGCCGACCAGCATGACCGCGACCCCGCCCTGATTCATGATGGAAGTCATGTCGGCGTAGTCGAGGTTGATGAGCGAGGGCTGGGTGATGGTCTCGGAGATGCCCTTCACGGTCTCGGCGATA
Encoded proteins:
- the ftsZ gene encoding cell division protein FtsZ — its product is MQDIVQDALENAEEESREMDATTNGDEFGDPRIVIVGCGGAGNNTVNRLYNIGVEGADTVAINTDKQHLKMIEADTKILVGKSLTNGLGAGGDPSMGERATEMAQGTIKEVLGDADLVFVTAGMGGGTGTGAAPVVSKIAKEQGAIVVGMVSTPFNVERARTVKAEEGLEKLRNEADSIIVLDNNRLLDYVPNLPIGKAFSVMDQIIAETVKGISETITQPSLINLDYADMTSIMNQGGVAVMLVGETQDKNKTEEVVRDAMNHPLLDVDYRGASGGLVHITGGPDLTLKEAESIASNITERLEASANVIWGARIQDNYKGKVRVMAIMTGVQSAQVLGPSTQKQADKSRQEMRDVDAQSFDASQNVEGIDGLGDSGGTRETTGKSSDSWSAQSDGGQDPVEKSNGLDVIR